A window of the Candidatus Eisenbacteria bacterium genome harbors these coding sequences:
- the nuoE gene encoding NADH-quinone oxidoreductase subunit NuoE: protein MDKAKPAIGPRLNPELGGTIRPGGANRPGSEGCETPFPMAAAGAKIEFSPETLAELESIIAKYPDRTAALLPALWIAQREFGYISHETIPYLADLIGIPPSQVYGVTSFYTMFQPKPEGRFVISICTNISCALLGADSLVEHLMTRLHIGLGETTPDGLFTLKAVECLACCDGAPAMQVNEETYMNLTKESLDKLLESLKDKGGGRT from the coding sequence ATGGACAAAGCAAAGCCGGCGATCGGACCCAGATTGAATCCGGAATTGGGCGGAACCATCCGTCCCGGCGGCGCCAACCGGCCCGGAAGCGAGGGGTGTGAGACGCCGTTTCCGATGGCCGCGGCAGGCGCCAAGATAGAATTCAGTCCCGAGACGCTGGCCGAGTTGGAATCCATCATCGCCAAATACCCCGATCGAACGGCGGCCCTTCTGCCCGCGCTCTGGATCGCTCAAAGGGAATTTGGTTATATCAGCCACGAAACCATTCCCTATCTAGCCGATCTCATCGGGATTCCGCCTTCCCAGGTCTATGGGGTGACATCATTTTACACGATGTTTCAGCCCAAACCAGAGGGCCGTTTTGTGATCAGTATCTGTACGAATATCTCTTGCGCATTATTGGGCGCTGATTCCCTCGTGGAACACCTGATGACGCGGCTTCATATCGGATTGGGTGAAACGACACCCGACGGCCTCTTCACATTGAAAGCGGTGGAGTGCCTGGCCTGTTGCGATGGCGCGCCGGCCATGCAGGTGAATGAAGAGACCTACATGAATTTGACCAAGGAATCCTTGGATAAGTTGTTGGAGAGCTTGAAAGACAAGGGTGGCGGCCGGACCTGA